In Vicia villosa cultivar HV-30 ecotype Madison, WI unplaced genomic scaffold, Vvil1.0 ctg.001062F_1_1, whole genome shotgun sequence, one DNA window encodes the following:
- the LOC131633000 gene encoding uncharacterized protein LOC131633000, translating to MDNIVFIDEKWFYMMKKSTNYYLLPDEDEPHRTCKSKNFISKVMFLAAVARPRFDSEGNETFSGKIEIFPFVNEQPAKRSSANRVAGTLENKLIASVTREVNKMFLINHVLPAIKNVWPKEDEGNIILIQQDNAKSHVDKDDEDFFKQQMKYLQHKESTKTVDDLIKAVEKSFDEFSIKQSDKIFMTLQSCMVEIMKAKGSNKYKIPHMKKDAMYNQGRLPSQLSCDLSFIQEVTQYLENVNAS from the exons ATGGATAATATTGTATTCATTGATGAAAAATGGTTTTATATGATGAAAAAATCCACCAATTATTACTTGCTTCCGGACGAGGATGAGCCACACAGAACATGCAAAAGCAAAAACTTTATAAGTAAGGTTATGTTCTTAGCTGCAGTGGCTAGACCTAGGTTTGATAGCGAAGGAAATGAGACATTCTCAGGAAAGATTGAAATATTTCCTTTTGTGAATGAACAACCAGCCAAAAGATCTAGCGCTAATAGGGTTGCAGGGACACTAGAAAATAAGCTCATAGCATCTGTGACAAGAGAAGTGAATAAGATGTTCCTAATTAATCATGTTTTACCAGCCATCAAGAATGTATGGCCAAAGGAAGATGAAGGGAATATAATACTCATTCAACAAGATAATGCAAAGTCTCATGTTGATAAAGATGATGAAGATTTTTTCAAGCAGCAAATGAAG TATTTACAACATAAGGAATCAACAAAAACAGTGGATGATCTTATTAAGGCAGTggaaaaatcatttgatgaatttTCTATAAAACAATCTGATAAAATTTTCATGACTCTTCAATCTTGTATGGTTGAAATAATGAAGGCCAAGGGCTCAAACAAATACAAAATTCCTCACATGAAAAAAGATGCTATGTATAACCAAGGTAGATTACCAAGTCAATTGAGTTGTGATTTATCATTTATTCAAGAGGTTACTCAGTATCTAGAAAATGTAAATGCTTCTTAA